One Spodoptera frugiperda isolate SF20-4 chromosome 10, AGI-APGP_CSIRO_Sfru_2.0, whole genome shotgun sequence genomic region harbors:
- the LOC118277499 gene encoding juvenile hormone esterase-like has product MMSALLGLALLCVVLGDTSAMVQVRVSDGVLEGELEHNEYGGSYFSFKGIPYAQPPLGDLRFKAPQPPEPWDGVRSAKEFGPGCFQYDLFVDKGHVSGSEDCLYLNVYRPNVTHENPLPVMVWIHGGGLVSGAGDDYEYGPKFLVRQDVILVTLNYRLEVLGFLCLDTEDVPGNAGMKDQVAALRWVNKNIASFGGDPDNITIFGESAGGVSVTYHLMSPMSKGLFRRAIAQSGVSVSYWAQSYKPRERGFALARKLGFYSDDVKEVYEFLKQQPLENLIKVKVPITYSEKVRTNNEVFFSVVEEKQFGNNERFFYGDMIDAVSNGIHEGVDIMTGYTADEGIMSVAVFGDYKESLEQAKHFPQFFVSYPMSLTLSTNDQLELGNRLKEYYFKEQIQIPDHWENLKDFYSMDVFVFPTMRWIKLSARSKKNKIYLYKFTCHTELNRASELMGVGHLVGDKPMVAHSDDLTYLFSAREEPILDMNSEEFKQVEVVTKLWTNFAKYGNPTPDDSFGVVWTPYTLENQDYLDIGNELKTGQAPDDEEIKFWENLLTEFGQELY; this is encoded by the exons ATGATGTCGGCACTACTAGGTCTAGCCTTGTTGTGTGTGGTACTGGGTGACACGTCAGCGATGGTACAAGTGAGAGTGTCTGACGGTGTGCTAGAGGGTGAGCTTGAGCACAATGAGTACGGTGGTAGCTATTTCAGCTTCAAGGGAATCCCGTACGCACAGCCCCCGCTCGGAGATTTGAGGTTTAAG GCTCCCCAACCACCAGAGCCATGGGATGGGGTCCGCAGCGCCAAAGAATTCGGACCGGGCTGCTTTCAGTACGATTTGTTCGTGGACAAAGGACATGTGTCAGGAAGTGAAGATTGCTTGTATTTAAATGTGTACAGACCTAACGTCACACATGAAAATCCTCTTCCAGTAATGGTGTGGATCCATGGAGGAGGTCTAGTGTCTGGTGCCGGCGACGATTACGAATACGGTCCGAAGTTCTTAGTTAGACAAGATGTAATCCTTGTCACTCTCAATTACCGACTTGAAGTACTCGGTTTTCTGTGCTTAGACACTGAAGATGTGCCTGGAAATGCTGGCATGAAGGATCAGGTAGCAGCCCTCAGGTGGGTGAATAAAAATATCGCCAGCTTCGGTGGAGACCCAGACAATATAACTATATTCGGTGAGAGTGCTGGTGGTGTCAGCGTCACATACCACTTGATGTCACCAATGTCCAAGGGACTATTCCGGAGAGCAATAGCTCAGAGTGGTGTCAGTGTCTCGTACTGGGCTCAATCATACAAACCTCGTGAAAGAGGCTTTGCGTTAGCAAGGAAATTAGGATTCTATTCTGATGATGTTAAAGAAGTTTACGAATTTCTAAAACAACAACCTTTGGAGAATTTAATAAAAGTCAAAGTTCCAATAACTTATTCCGAAAAAGTACGAACAAATAATGAGGTATTCTTTAGTGTGGTTGAGGAAAAACAGTTTGGGAACAACGAGCGATTCTTCTACGGAGACATGATCGATGCAGTGTCGAACGGTATTCACGAAGGAGTTGACATTATGACAGGATACACAGCGGATGAAGGGATAATGAGCGTAGCTGTCTTTGGTGACTACAAAGAAAGTTTAGAACAAGCCAAACACTTCCCACAATTTTTCGTGTCATATCCAATGTCACTCACATTGTCCACTAATGACCAATTGGAGCTTGGCAACAGATTGAAGGAGTACTATTTCAAAGAACAAATTCAGATACCAGACCACTGGGAGAATTTAAAAGACTTTTATTCAATGGATGTATTCGTATTTCCCACCATGAGGTGGATTAAGCTGAGCGCCCGTTCCAAGAAGAACAAGATATATTTGTACAAGTTCACTTGTCACACAGAACTAAATAGGGCTTCTGAGCTGATGGGAGTAGGCCATCTTGTTGGAGATAAACCAATGGTGGCTCATTCCGATGATTTAACGTATTTGTTTAGTGCCAGAGAAGAGCCTATACTGGACATGAATTCTGAAGAATTCAAACAGGTTGAGGTAGTGACTAAACTTTGGACTAATTTTGCTAAATATGG CAACCCTACTCCAGATGACTCCTTCGGCGTAGTATGGACTCCATACACCTTAGAGAACCAGGATTATTTGGACATCGGCAATGAATTGAAAACTGGACAGGCACCGGACGATGAAGAAATCAAATTTTGGGAAAATCTTTTAACAGAATTTGGACAAGAATTGTATTAA
- the LOC118277735 gene encoding uncharacterized protein LOC118277735 isoform X1, producing the protein MIIPYFWKTSKTNYNEVIIGGAPAVTYREVLLHNVVDKPLQSALQPLNLMQRLFICAKYSIRDNFIVSNTNTYNYVGLSCALIFRFILLYSLITSINQMIGITSLLSLCDIDDFIFFSIGFIINYYSNIVQCNNNVFLILKVQHVIRNLKIDVKVMKTFVVSNWCYIIALNCVFISSNAYYCMFHVVGNGWDHLSSYTSITFDINIVYASFILSLLRRLVTAWIKEIESNGACNTDCYWNAMFDLYVNILEAYKFLRITFRLQILYYTVHTVCHGLMTEAILLQLRQIVTTSPEKFGVYAVLSQMWLVKNVALQIVLCVESERFYAAMEQIPSVCTELIQSRGCTDTQRRVCKNIQRLQVTSFTKMSGLGLFVVDVTLPLRIAGVLTSYTLAILQFALS; encoded by the exons ATGATAATACCATATTTCTGGAAGACTTCAAAAACCAATTATAATGAAGTTATTATAGGTGGTGCACCAGCTGTGACGTACAGAGAAGTATTGTTACACAATGTGGTGGACAAGCCGCTACAATCTGCCCTGCAGCCCCTGAACCTCATGCAGAGGCTCTTCATCTGCGCGAAGTATTCGATCCGCGACAACTTTATCGTCTCCAACACTAACACATACAACTACGTCGGCCTGAGCTGCGCCCTTATATTCCGCTTCATCTTGTTGTACAGTCTCATTACTTCCATAAACCAAATGATCGGTATTACCTCTCTCCTCAGCCTCTGTGACATTGACGATTTCATCTTCTTCTCTATTGGTTTCATCATAAACTACTACTCCAACATCGTTCAATGCAAtaacaatgtgtttttaattttgaaagtcCAACATGTTATTAGAAATCTTAAAATTGATGTTAAAGTTATGAAGACTTTTGTTGTTTCCAACTGGTGTTATATAATTGCCTtaaattgtgtgtttatttCTAGCAATGCGTATTACTGTATGTTTCATGTAGTTGGTAATGGCTGGGATCATCTCTCCAGTTACACCAGTATTACGTTTGACATAAACATTGTGTATGCTTcctttattttaagtttattgagACGGTTGGTTACTGCTTGGATAAAGGAAATTGAATCAAATGGGGCTTGTAATACTGATTGTTATTGGAACGCAATGTttgatttgtatgtaaatattctgGAAGCTTACAAGTTTCTGAGGATAACGTTTCGTTTACAA ATACTGTATTATACGGTACACACTGTCTGCCACGGCTTGATGACCGAAGCGATCCTATTGCAATTGAGACAAATAGTCACGACTAGTCCAGAGAAG TTCGGGGTATATGCGGTGCTATCACAGATGTGGTTGGTCAAGAACGTGGCCTTGCAGATAGTGCTGTGTGTCGAGAGTGAGAGATTTTACGCAGCCATGGAACAAATCCCGAGTGTGTGTACAGAGCTGATCCAATCTAGAGGATGCACTG ATACCCAGAGACGCGTATGCAAGAACATTCAGCGGTTGCAAGTGACCTCGTTCACGAAGATGAGTGGGCTCGGTCTCTTCGTGGTCGACGTCACACTGCCCCTGCGAATAGCCGGAGTCCTCACCTCATATACACTGGCTATTTTACAGTTTGCACTATCTTAG
- the LOC118277735 gene encoding uncharacterized protein LOC118277735 isoform X2, whose product MFDLYVNILEAYKFLRITFRLQILYYTVHTVCHGLMTEAILLQLRQIVTTSPEKFGVYAVLSQMWLVKNVALQIVLCVESERFYAAMEQIPSVCTELIQSRGCTDTQRRVCKNIQRLQVTSFTKMSGLGLFVVDVTLPLRIAGVLTSYTLAILQFALS is encoded by the exons ATGTttgatttgtatgtaaatattctgGAAGCTTACAAGTTTCTGAGGATAACGTTTCGTTTACAA ATACTGTATTATACGGTACACACTGTCTGCCACGGCTTGATGACCGAAGCGATCCTATTGCAATTGAGACAAATAGTCACGACTAGTCCAGAGAAG TTCGGGGTATATGCGGTGCTATCACAGATGTGGTTGGTCAAGAACGTGGCCTTGCAGATAGTGCTGTGTGTCGAGAGTGAGAGATTTTACGCAGCCATGGAACAAATCCCGAGTGTGTGTACAGAGCTGATCCAATCTAGAGGATGCACTG ATACCCAGAGACGCGTATGCAAGAACATTCAGCGGTTGCAAGTGACCTCGTTCACGAAGATGAGTGGGCTCGGTCTCTTCGTGGTCGACGTCACACTGCCCCTGCGAATAGCCGGAGTCCTCACCTCATATACACTGGCTATTTTACAGTTTGCACTATCTTAG
- the LOC118277393 gene encoding three prime repair exonuclease 2-like, with protein sequence MAQIATYVFLDLETTGLPKFENNETRITELSMVAVKRQHLLDTRPGAVPRVLDKLSMCFNPGRSIQPDSTKITGLSDDLLEHNTQFNLNVFNTINSFLQCLEKPICLISENGHSFDFPILKNHFEKLGVQLPDDILCGDSLYAFYDILEAAKEAGSTEGNSSLVNIDQSAEVSTKSEEQSPNVESSQSKKPITENENLDGPPKQKKFKRRIYFENKPKPTVSYKLKDIYERVLNRPANEAHRAENDCLMIMEIAIGLKEQFVEYMDDEKNHCKFNEVKAMTPGVKLGD encoded by the exons ATGGCGCAGATAGCTACGTACGTGTTTTTAGATCTAGAGACTACGGGTCTCCcaaaatttgaaaataatgaaacCCGAATTACTGAGTTAAGTATGGTGGCAGTGAAAAGACAACACCTTCTAGACACTCGGCCGGGGGCTGTACCGCGCGTGCTTGACAAACTGTCGATGTGTTTCAACCCTGGAAGATCGATTCAGCCCGATAGCACCAAAATCACTGGACTCAGCGATGATCTTCTGGAGCACAACACACAATTCAACTTGAATGTATTTAATACGATTAACTCGTTTCTACAGTGTTTAGAGAAACCGATTTGTTTGATCTCGGAAAATGGCCACTCATTTGACTTTCCGATCTTGAAAAATCACTTTGAGAAGCTCGGAGTACAATTACCGGACGATATCTTATGTGGAGATAGCCTCTATGCGTTCTATGATATACTTGAGGCAGCTAAAGAGGCAGGCAGTACTGAAGGAAACAGTTCACTTGTCAATATTGATCAGTCCGCAGAAGTTTCAACAAAAAGTGAGGAACAAAGTCCAAATGTTGAAAGTTCACAATCTAAAAAACCTATAACAGAAAATGAAAATTTGGATGGACCACCAAAACAGAAGAAGTTTAAACGCAGgatatattttgaaaacaagCCAAAACCTACCGTGTCTTATAAGCTCAAGGATATATATGAGAGAGTGTTGAACCGTCCTGCAAATGAAGCTCACCGAGCTGAGAATGATTGTCTCATGATAATGGAAATAGCCATTGGTTTAAAAGAACAGTTTGTGGAGTATATGGATGATGAGAAAAATCACTGCAAGTTCAATGAAGTGAAGGCTATGACACCAG GTGTGAAACTGGGAGACTAA
- the LOC126911091 gene encoding transmembrane protein 234 homolog, with amino-acid sequence MLEAIGLLVLTGVLWGCTNPFIRQGTKGLRDVTATTVRGQVWAEVTFLLGNWKYVLPWLVNQTGSLSYLAALQRAPLSVVVPAANSLAFVCTALTGVAVGAEEPLDAKSIAGIVLIMLGTALCCFEDNS; translated from the exons ATGTTGGAGGCAATCG GACTTCTGGTGCTGACGGGTGTGCTATGGGGCTGCACCAACCCGTTCATCCGCCAGGGTACAAAGGGACTCCGTGACGTCACCGCCACCACAGTGCGAGGACAGGTCTGGGCAGAAGTCACCTTCCTACTCGGGAACTGGAAG TACGTGTTGCCGTGGCTGGTGAACCAGACGGGCTCGCTGAGCTACCTGGCGGCCCTGCAGCGCGCCCCGCTGTCGGTGGTGGTGCCCGCCGCCAACAGCCTCGCGTTCGTCTGCACCGCCCTCACTGGCGTCGCCGTCGGCGCTGAGGAACCTCTTGATGCAA AGTCTATCGCTGGCATCGTGCTGATCATGCTGGGTACAGCTCTCTGCTGCTTCGAGGACAACAGTTGA
- the LOC118277737 gene encoding uncharacterized protein LOC118277737, translated as MAPIATYVFLDLETTGLPQLDNNQTRITELSMVAVKRQHLLDTRPGAVPRVLDKLSMCFNPGRLIHPDSTNITGLSNELLEHNTLFNLNVFNTINSFLQCLEKPICLISENGHSFDFPILKNHFEKLGVQLPDDTLCGDSLYAFHDILEGAKGAGSTAGSNSLANVAQNGDKVKRVQLCDDSIGEPSPKNEEQSPNIESAQSEEVITEDLEKHFNEYDDLKFQQIMKEQNNRTPEKKPIQNSLTKIKKVKRKIYFGNKPKPTVSYKLKDIYERVLNRAANEAHRAENDCLMTMEIAIGLKEKFVEYMDDEENHCKFSGVKAMTPGVKLGD; from the coding sequence ATGGCGCCGATAGCTACGTACGTGTTTTTAGATCTAGAGACTACGGGTCTCCCACAACTTGATAATAACCAAACCCGAATTACTGAGTTAAGTATGGTGGCAGTGAAAAGACAACACCTTCTGGACACTCGGCCGGGGGCTGTACCGCGCGTGCTTGACAAGCTGTCGATGTGTTTCAACCCTGGAAGATTGATTCACCCAGATAGCACCAATATCACCGGACTCAGCAATGAGCTTCTAGAGCACAACACACTATTCAACTTGAATGTATTTAATACGATTAACTCGTTTCTACAGTGTTTAGAGAAACCGATTTGTTTGATCTCGGAAAATGGCCACTCATTTGACTTTCCGATCTTGAAAAATCACTTTGAGAAGCTCGGAGTACAATTACCAGACGATACCTTATGTGGAGATAGCCTCTATGCATTCCATGATATACTTGAGGGAGCTAAAGGGGCAGGCAGTACTGCAGGAAGCAATTCGCTTGCCAATGTGGCTCAAAATGGTGATAAAGTAAAGAGAGTGCAACTATGTGATGATTCAATAGGTGAACCTTCACCAAAAAATGAGGAACAAAGTCCAAATATTGAAAGTGCTCAATCTGAAGAAGTTATAACAGAGGATTTAGagaaacattttaatgaatatgaTGATTTGAAGTTTCAGCAGATAATGAAAGAGCAGAATAATAGGACACCAGAAAAGAAACCCATACAAAACTCATTGACAAAAATCAAGAAGGTGAAACGCAAGATATATTTTGGAAACAAGCCAAAACCTACCGTGTCTTATAAGCTTAAGGATATATATGAGAGAGTGTTGAACCGTGCTGCAAATGAAGCTCACCGAGCTGAGAATGATTGTCTCATGACAATGGAAATAGCCATTggtttaaaagaaaagtttgtGGAGTATATGGATGATGAGGAAAATCACTGCAAGTTTAGTGGAGTGAAGGCTATGACACCAGGTGTGAAACTGGGAGACTAA